One Pantoea eucalypti genomic region harbors:
- a CDS encoding sulfonate ABC transporter substrate-binding protein yields MKQIVGKWLVAGLLLIAPLVQAAESDPAEIRIGYQKGSVSMVLAKSHQLLEKRFPHTQIKWIEFPAGPQMLEALNINSIDLGSTGDLPPLFAQAAGADLLYVGSEPPKPKAEVILVPKESPLKQVADLKGKKVAFQKGSSSHNLLLRALQQAGLSFKDITPVYLTPADARAAFQQGDVDAWAIWDPYYSSVLLQGHSRLLTDGSALNLTGSFYLATRSYAEAHGAFIQQVLDTFSAADALTISQRQKSTTLLAQAMGLPEPVIASYLSHRPPTRISPVSAETAAAQQRTADLFYANHLLPVKVTIQDRIWQPHTVTQ; encoded by the coding sequence ATGAAGCAAATAGTTGGAAAGTGGCTGGTGGCAGGCCTTTTACTCATCGCCCCTCTGGTTCAGGCCGCCGAATCCGATCCGGCTGAGATTCGTATCGGCTATCAAAAAGGTTCGGTCAGCATGGTGCTGGCAAAATCACATCAGTTACTGGAGAAGCGTTTTCCCCATACTCAGATTAAGTGGATCGAGTTCCCGGCGGGTCCACAAATGCTGGAAGCGCTGAACATCAACAGTATTGACCTCGGCAGCACCGGTGACCTTCCGCCACTGTTTGCCCAGGCCGCTGGCGCGGATCTGCTTTATGTCGGCTCCGAGCCGCCAAAGCCCAAAGCAGAAGTGATTCTGGTCCCAAAAGAGAGTCCTCTGAAACAGGTCGCAGACCTGAAAGGGAAAAAGGTCGCGTTCCAAAAAGGCTCCAGCTCGCACAATTTACTGCTTCGCGCCTTACAGCAGGCGGGCCTGAGTTTTAAAGATATTACACCGGTTTATCTGACACCCGCCGATGCGCGCGCCGCCTTCCAGCAGGGAGATGTTGATGCCTGGGCAATCTGGGACCCCTACTACTCCTCGGTGCTGTTGCAGGGTCATTCGCGTCTGCTGACTGATGGCAGCGCACTTAATCTGACTGGCTCATTCTATTTAGCGACCCGCAGCTATGCCGAAGCCCATGGCGCCTTTATCCAGCAGGTTCTCGATACCTTTAGCGCGGCCGATGCGCTGACAATCAGCCAGCGTCAGAAGAGCACCACACTGCTGGCGCAGGCAATGGGTCTGCCTGAGCCGGTTATCGCCAGCTATCTCAGCCATCGGCCACCAACCCGGATTTCACCGGTGAGCGCTGAAACCGCTGCGGCTCAGCAGCGCACCGCTGACCTGTTCTATGCCAATCATCTGTTGCCCGTAAAAGTGACGATTCAGGATCGCATCTGGCAACCGCATACCGTAACGCAATAA
- the ssuD gene encoding FMNH2-dependent alkanesulfonate monooxygenase, with the protein MSVSIFWFLPTHGDGHYLGTAEGARPVDHAYLQQVAQAADRLGFGGVLIPTGRSCEDAWLVAASLIPVTQRLRFLVALRPGVISPTQAARQAATLDRLSNGRALFNLVTGGDPEELAGDGVFLDHRERYAESAEFTRVWRRVLEGETVDYEGRHVKVRGARLMFKPVQQPRPPLWFGGSSEPAQELAAEQVDVYLTWGEPPAQVKEKIDQVRAKAAAQGRTVRFGIRLHVIVRETNEEAWQAADRLIANVDDATIAKAQAAFQRADSVGQRRMAALHGGRRDKLEISPNLWAGVGLVRSGAGTALVGDGPTVAARIREYEALGIETFILSGYPHLEEAYRVGELLFPHLDLQVPLVPQPRVVQAHGEAVANDFTPEKKVARG; encoded by the coding sequence ATGAGCGTATCCATTTTCTGGTTTCTGCCGACGCATGGCGACGGCCACTATCTTGGTACTGCCGAAGGGGCGCGACCGGTTGATCACGCCTATCTGCAACAGGTGGCACAGGCCGCCGACCGCCTCGGCTTCGGTGGCGTATTAATCCCGACCGGCCGTTCATGCGAAGATGCCTGGCTGGTTGCCGCCTCGCTGATTCCGGTCACTCAGCGTCTGCGCTTCCTGGTGGCGCTGCGCCCCGGCGTGATTTCACCGACTCAGGCGGCGCGTCAGGCTGCCACTCTGGATCGGCTCTCCAATGGCCGCGCGCTGTTCAATCTGGTGACCGGCGGCGATCCGGAAGAGCTGGCGGGCGACGGTGTGTTCCTGGATCACCGTGAGCGTTACGCAGAGTCTGCCGAGTTTACCCGTGTCTGGCGTCGGGTGCTGGAAGGCGAAACCGTCGATTATGAAGGCAGGCACGTGAAGGTTCGCGGCGCGCGTCTGATGTTTAAACCGGTGCAACAGCCTCGTCCTCCCCTCTGGTTCGGTGGCTCTTCTGAACCGGCCCAGGAGCTGGCGGCCGAACAGGTCGATGTTTATCTCACCTGGGGTGAGCCGCCTGCACAGGTCAAAGAGAAGATTGACCAGGTGCGTGCAAAAGCCGCTGCTCAGGGACGCACCGTACGCTTCGGCATCCGTCTGCATGTGATTGTGCGTGAAACAAATGAAGAAGCCTGGCAGGCCGCTGACCGGCTGATTGCCAATGTCGATGACGCCACTATCGCGAAAGCACAGGCAGCGTTCCAGCGGGCAGATTCTGTGGGTCAGCGCCGGATGGCCGCCCTGCACGGCGGTCGACGCGACAAGCTCGAAATCAGTCCGAACCTGTGGGCCGGCGTGGGCCTGGTGCGCAGCGGAGCCGGTACGGCGCTGGTCGGCGATGGTCCGACGGTTGCCGCACGTATCAGGGAGTATGAAGCGCTGGGCATCGAGACCTTTATCCTGTCGGGGTATCCGCATCTGGAAGAGGCGTATCGCGTTGGCGAACTGCTGTTCCCGCATCTGGATCTGCAGGTTCCCCTGGTGCCTCAGCCGCGTGTGGTTCAGGCGCACGGTGAAGCGGTCGCCAACGATTTTACCCCTGAGAAAAAAGTCGCCCGGGGCTGA
- the ssuC gene encoding aliphatic sulfonate ABC transporter permease SsuC, protein MARTRKRLADTLLPWLLPTLLVVVWQLASQTGWLSNRILPAPEKIVTTFWQLTASGELWQHLAISSWRALIGFSIGGSLGLLLGLITGTSKTGERLLDTSLQMLRNVPHLALIPLVILWFGIDESAKIFLVALGTLFPIYLNTYHGIRNIDRGLVEMARSYGLSGWSLFIQVILPGALPNIMVGVRFALGLMWLTLIVAETISASSGIGYLAMDAREFLQTDVVVVAIILYALLGKLADVAALLLERVWLRWHPAYQLKEENA, encoded by the coding sequence ATGGCCAGAACCCGAAAACGCCTTGCTGATACGTTGTTACCCTGGCTCCTGCCAACGCTGCTGGTCGTGGTGTGGCAGCTAGCCTCACAGACCGGCTGGTTATCGAACCGTATTCTGCCCGCACCGGAGAAGATTGTGACCACCTTCTGGCAGCTGACCGCCAGCGGTGAACTCTGGCAGCACCTGGCGATCAGCAGCTGGCGGGCGCTGATCGGTTTCAGCATCGGTGGATCTCTCGGCCTGCTGCTGGGCTTGATCACGGGCACCTCAAAAACCGGTGAGCGGTTGCTGGATACCTCGCTGCAGATGCTGCGTAATGTGCCGCATCTGGCACTGATCCCGCTGGTGATCCTCTGGTTCGGCATTGATGAATCCGCCAAAATCTTTCTGGTGGCGCTGGGCACGCTGTTCCCGATCTACCTGAATACTTATCATGGCATCCGCAACATTGATCGCGGGCTGGTTGAGATGGCCCGCAGCTATGGCCTCTCCGGCTGGAGCCTGTTTATTCAGGTGATCCTGCCCGGTGCGCTGCCCAATATTATGGTCGGCGTACGGTTCGCGCTGGGTCTGATGTGGCTGACGCTGATTGTCGCCGAGACTATCTCCGCCAGTTCTGGCATCGGCTATCTGGCGATGGATGCGCGTGAATTCCTGCAGACCGATGTGGTGGTGGTGGCCATTATTCTCTACGCCCTGCTCGGCAAACTGGCGGATGTCGCCGCGTTGTTACTGGAACGTGTCTGGCTGCGCTGGCATCCCGCTTACCAACTGAAGGAGGAGAACGCATGA
- the ssuB gene encoding aliphatic sulfonates ABC transporter ATP-binding protein, which translates to MSQTFSPARLNTGTPVGVNGVSKQYGSRTILNKIDLHIPSGQFVAVVGRSGCGKSTLLRLLAGLEQSSSGELLAGNAPLQSAREDTRLMFQDARLLPWKKVIDNVGLGLRGREWRSAAMDALAAVGLADRASEWPAALSGGQKQRVALARALIHRPGLLLLDEPLGALDALTRIEMQGLIESLWQQHHFTVLLVTHDVSEAVAMADRVLLIEEGEIGLDLLVDLPRPRRRGSARLAELEAEILDRVMQRTERPQPVRYAQQR; encoded by the coding sequence ATGAGCCAGACTTTCTCACCGGCCCGCCTCAACACCGGTACGCCGGTTGGCGTCAACGGCGTCAGCAAACAGTATGGCAGTCGCACCATACTCAATAAGATCGACCTGCATATTCCTTCAGGTCAGTTTGTGGCGGTAGTGGGTCGCAGCGGCTGTGGCAAAAGCACTCTGCTGCGTCTGCTGGCCGGACTTGAACAGAGTTCCAGCGGTGAACTGCTGGCGGGCAATGCGCCGCTGCAGTCAGCGCGAGAAGATACCCGCCTGATGTTTCAGGATGCGCGACTGCTGCCGTGGAAAAAAGTGATCGATAACGTCGGTCTGGGCCTGCGCGGACGCGAATGGCGCAGCGCGGCAATGGATGCCCTGGCGGCGGTAGGACTGGCCGATCGGGCCAGTGAGTGGCCGGCTGCACTCTCTGGCGGTCAGAAACAGCGCGTGGCACTGGCCAGGGCGCTGATCCATCGACCGGGTTTGCTGCTGCTGGATGAACCGCTGGGCGCACTGGATGCCCTGACGCGCATTGAAATGCAGGGATTGATTGAGTCACTGTGGCAACAGCATCATTTTACTGTGTTGCTGGTCACACATGATGTCAGTGAAGCGGTGGCAATGGCGGATCGCGTGCTGTTGATTGAAGAGGGCGAGATCGGTCTGGATCTGCTGGTGGACCTGCCCCGTCCGCGGCGTCGTGGATCTGCGCGGCTGGCCGAACTGGAAGCGGAGATACTGGATCGGGTGATGCAGCGCACGGAACGCCCGCAGCCCGTCCGTTACGCGCAACAGCGCTGA
- the pepN gene encoding aminopeptidase N: protein MTQQPQIKYRHDYRAPDYTITDIDLTFELDASTTRVTAISQVKRLGDSQAELQLDGEALTLIALEIDGQPWTAYREEEGALVIGQLPESFTLKIINDIHPDQNTALEGLYKSGEALCTQCEAEGFRHITWYLDRPDVLARFTTTIYADGERYPFLLSNGNRIDGGRDEQGRSWVKWEDPFPKPCYLFALVAGDFDVLRDSFTTRSGRDVALEIFVDRGNLDRADWAMTSLKNSMKWDEERFGLEYDLDIFMIVAVDFFNMGAMENKGLNVFNAKYVLAKAETATDKDYLGIEAVIGHEYFHNWTGNRVTCRDWFQLSLKEGLTVFRDQEFSSDLGSRAVNRIDNVRIVRGAQFAEDASPMAHPIRPDQVIEMNNFYTLTVYEKGSEVIRMMHTLLGEENFQKGMKLYFDRHDGSAATCDDFVQAMEDASNVDLSQFRRWYSQSGTPVLTVRDDYNPELEQYTLHVTQHTPATADQKEKLPLHIPLDIELYDGEGKVIPLQNNGHPVHHVLNVTEEFQTFIFDNVYFQPVPSLLREFSAPVKLDYKWSDAQLTFLMRHARNDFSRWDAAQSLLATYIRLNVARYQQGQHLSLPLHVADAFRAVLLDTDCDPALTALILTLPSENEIAELFDTIDPQAIALVRDALQRTLARELADEFFAIYNANQQPEYRVEHDAIGQRSLKNTCLTYLAFSDAQLADKLVQTQYHQATNMTDALAALSAAVAAQLPCRDALLAAYDERWHQDGLVMDKWFVLQATSPAANVMRNVRQLLTHRSFTMSNPNRVRSLVGAFASANPAAFHAKDGSGYKFLVEMLTDLNTRNPQVAARMVEPLIRLKRYDEDRQAMMRQALEQLLQLDKLSGDLYEKITRALNA, encoded by the coding sequence ATGACGCAACAGCCCCAAATCAAGTATCGCCACGATTATCGTGCGCCTGATTACACCATCACCGATATCGATTTAACCTTTGAACTGGATGCGTCCACCACCCGTGTTACGGCCATCAGCCAGGTTAAACGACTGGGCGACAGCCAGGCTGAGCTGCAACTGGACGGCGAAGCGTTAACGCTGATTGCGCTGGAGATCGACGGGCAACCCTGGACGGCTTACCGTGAAGAAGAGGGCGCACTGGTGATCGGCCAGCTGCCGGAAAGCTTCACCCTGAAAATCATCAATGATATTCATCCGGATCAGAACACCGCGCTGGAAGGGTTGTACAAATCGGGCGAGGCGCTCTGCACCCAATGTGAAGCTGAAGGCTTCCGCCATATTACCTGGTACCTCGATCGCCCGGATGTCCTGGCGCGCTTTACCACCACCATTTATGCCGACGGTGAACGCTATCCATTCCTGCTCTCCAACGGTAACCGCATTGACGGCGGCCGGGATGAGCAGGGTCGCAGCTGGGTGAAGTGGGAAGATCCGTTCCCGAAACCGTGTTACCTGTTTGCGCTGGTGGCAGGCGATTTCGACGTGTTGCGTGACAGTTTTACCACCCGTTCAGGCCGTGATGTGGCGCTGGAGATCTTCGTCGATCGCGGTAATCTCGACCGTGCCGACTGGGCAATGACCTCGCTGAAAAACAGCATGAAGTGGGATGAAGAGCGTTTCGGCCTGGAGTATGACCTCGACATCTTTATGATCGTGGCGGTGGACTTCTTCAATATGGGCGCAATGGAGAATAAAGGCCTGAACGTCTTCAACGCCAAATATGTACTGGCGAAAGCGGAAACGGCGACCGACAAAGATTATCTGGGTATTGAAGCCGTTATCGGCCACGAATATTTCCACAACTGGACCGGCAACCGCGTGACCTGCCGCGACTGGTTCCAGCTCAGCCTGAAAGAGGGACTGACCGTGTTCCGCGATCAGGAGTTCAGCTCTGATCTGGGTTCACGTGCCGTGAACCGCATCGATAATGTGCGTATCGTGCGTGGGGCGCAGTTCGCCGAAGATGCCAGCCCAATGGCACACCCGATCCGTCCGGATCAGGTTATTGAGATGAACAACTTCTACACCCTGACGGTGTATGAGAAAGGGTCAGAAGTGATCCGTATGATGCATACCCTGCTGGGTGAAGAGAATTTCCAGAAAGGCATGAAGCTCTACTTTGATCGTCATGACGGCAGCGCCGCCACCTGTGATGATTTTGTGCAGGCGATGGAAGATGCCTCAAACGTCGATCTGTCGCAGTTCCGCCGCTGGTACAGCCAGTCCGGTACGCCGGTACTGACGGTGCGCGACGATTACAATCCGGAACTGGAGCAGTACACGCTACACGTCACGCAGCACACGCCAGCGACCGCCGATCAGAAAGAGAAGCTGCCCCTGCATATCCCGCTGGATATTGAACTCTATGACGGTGAAGGCAAGGTGATCCCGCTACAGAACAACGGCCATCCGGTGCACCATGTGCTGAATGTCACCGAAGAGTTCCAGACCTTTATTTTCGATAACGTCTACTTCCAGCCGGTGCCGTCACTGCTGCGTGAATTCTCTGCGCCAGTGAAACTCGATTATAAATGGAGTGATGCGCAGCTCACCTTCCTGATGCGCCATGCCCGCAACGACTTCTCCCGCTGGGATGCGGCGCAGAGCCTGCTGGCGACCTACATCCGTCTGAACGTTGCACGCTATCAGCAGGGTCAGCATCTGTCGCTGCCGCTGCATGTCGCCGACGCCTTCCGTGCAGTATTACTGGATACCGACTGCGATCCGGCCCTGACGGCGCTGATCCTGACCCTGCCGTCGGAAAATGAGATTGCCGAGCTGTTCGATACCATCGATCCGCAGGCGATTGCGCTGGTGCGTGACGCTCTGCAACGCACGCTGGCCCGCGAACTGGCCGATGAGTTTTTTGCCATCTACAACGCCAATCAGCAGCCTGAATACCGCGTGGAGCATGATGCGATTGGTCAGCGCAGCCTGAAAAATACCTGCCTGACCTATCTTGCCTTTAGCGATGCGCAGCTGGCAGACAAGCTGGTACAGACGCAGTACCACCAGGCGACCAACATGACGGATGCGCTGGCGGCGCTTTCCGCGGCTGTGGCGGCTCAGTTGCCGTGCCGTGATGCGCTGCTGGCGGCCTACGATGAGCGCTGGCATCAGGATGGTCTGGTGATGGACAAATGGTTTGTTCTGCAGGCCACCAGTCCGGCTGCCAACGTGATGCGCAATGTGCGTCAGCTTCTGACTCATCGCTCCTTTACCATGAGTAACCCGAACCGCGTTCGCTCGCTGGTGGGGGCCTTTGCCTCGGCTAACCCGGCCGCGTTCCATGCGAAAGATGGCAGCGGTTATAAGTTCCTGGTGGAGATGCTTACCGACCTGAACACCCGTAATCCGCAGGTCGCGGCGCGAATGGTAGAACCGCTGATTCGTCTGAAACGTTATGACGAAGACCGTCAGGCGATGATGCGCCAGGCGCTTGAGCAGTTGCTGCAGCTGGATAAGCTCTCTGGCGATCTTTACGAGAAAATTACCCGGGCACTGAACGCCTGA
- the pncB gene encoding nicotinate phosphoribosyltransferase, which translates to MTGHASPILTSLLDTDAYKLHMQQAVFHRYHDVTVAAEFRCRGDELLGLYADEIRDAITAMQHLALTDDEATWLSHLPFFQQDYLSWLRQFRYNPDQVEVRNHHGKLDIRIQGPWREVIMWEVPLLALISEIVHRHRTPQVTTQQAIDHLHQKLGDFKTQVADLDMSRFRLMDFGTRRRYSQDVQQSIVSTLKQDFPWLIGTSNYDLARRLSLTPVGTQAHEWFQAFQQISPVLANSQRAALQAWLDEYDDQLGIALTDCIAMDAFLRDFGPLFARRYQGLRHDSGDPVEWGEKALAHYQSLGIDPQSKHLVFSDNLNLDKALALYRHFGQRTNVVFGIGTRLTCDIPGVTPLNIVIKLVQCNGKPVAKLSDSPGKTICQDKAFVKALRKAFDLPLVKKAS; encoded by the coding sequence ATGACAGGACATGCTTCCCCGATACTGACCTCGCTGCTGGATACGGACGCCTATAAGCTCCATATGCAGCAGGCCGTTTTCCACCGCTATCATGACGTAACGGTGGCGGCGGAGTTTCGCTGCCGCGGCGACGAACTGCTGGGTCTCTACGCTGACGAAATTCGTGACGCGATAACCGCTATGCAACACCTGGCGCTGACTGATGATGAAGCGACCTGGCTGTCTCACCTCCCCTTCTTCCAGCAGGATTACCTCAGCTGGTTACGCCAGTTCCGCTATAACCCGGATCAGGTTGAGGTGCGCAATCACCATGGCAAACTGGATATCCGTATTCAGGGGCCGTGGCGGGAAGTCATTATGTGGGAGGTGCCGCTGCTGGCGCTAATCAGCGAGATTGTGCATCGTCATCGCACACCGCAGGTCACCACCCAGCAGGCGATTGACCATTTACACCAGAAACTCGGCGACTTTAAGACGCAGGTGGCTGACCTGGATATGTCACGCTTCCGCCTGATGGATTTCGGCACCCGTCGTCGCTACTCACAGGATGTGCAGCAGTCGATCGTCTCAACGCTGAAACAGGATTTCCCGTGGCTGATTGGCACCAGTAACTATGATCTGGCGCGCCGTCTGTCACTGACGCCGGTCGGGACGCAGGCACATGAGTGGTTCCAGGCCTTCCAGCAGATCAGCCCGGTCCTTGCTAATAGCCAGCGCGCGGCGCTGCAGGCGTGGCTCGATGAGTATGACGATCAACTGGGCATTGCGCTGACCGATTGTATTGCCATGGACGCCTTCCTGCGCGATTTCGGTCCGTTGTTTGCCCGTCGCTATCAGGGACTGCGCCATGACTCCGGCGATCCGGTTGAGTGGGGCGAGAAAGCCCTTGCCCACTATCAGAGCCTGGGTATCGATCCGCAAAGCAAACACCTGGTCTTTTCTGACAACTTAAACCTCGACAAAGCCCTGGCGTTATACCGCCACTTTGGCCAACGGACGAATGTCGTGTTCGGTATCGGTACCCGTCTGACCTGCGACATTCCGGGCGTAACGCCACTGAATATCGTTATTAAGCTGGTGCAGTGCAATGGTAAACCGGTGGCGAAACTCTCAGACAGCCCCGGCAAAACTATCTGTCAGGATAAAGCCTTTGTAAAAGCCCTGCGAAAAGCCTTTGATTTGCCGCTGGTGAAAAAAGCGAGTTAA
- the asnS gene encoding asparagine--tRNA ligase, producing the protein MSVVPVADVLHGRVAVDSEVTVRGWVRTRRDSKAGLSFIAVYDGSCFNPVQAVVNNSLNNYQDEVLRLTTGCSVIVTGKVVASPGQGQAFEIQATSLEVVGWVEDPDSYPMAAKRHSIEYLREVAHLRPRTNLIGAVARVRHTLAQALHRFFHENGYFWVSTPLITASDTEGAGEMFRVSTLDMENLPRNDQGKVDFSEDFFGKEAFLTVSGQLNGETYASALSKIYTFGPTFRAENSNTSRHLAEFWMLEPEIAFATLDDAAALAESMLKYVFNAVLEERADDMAFFAERVDKEAVERLQRFITTDFAQVDYTDAVEILMNCGQTFENPVSWGIDLSSEHERYLAEKHFKAPVVVKNYPKDIKAFYMRLNDDGKTVAAMDVLAPGIGEIIGGSQREERLDVLDARLEEMGLNKEDYWWYRDLRRYGTVPHSGFGLGFERLIAYVTGVQNVRDVIPFPRTPRNASF; encoded by the coding sequence ATGAGCGTAGTGCCTGTAGCGGACGTACTGCACGGTCGCGTCGCGGTTGACAGTGAAGTCACCGTACGTGGTTGGGTGCGTACCCGAAGAGATTCCAAAGCCGGTCTTTCCTTCATCGCTGTCTATGACGGCTCCTGCTTTAATCCCGTTCAGGCTGTCGTCAATAATTCTCTGAATAATTATCAGGATGAAGTGCTGCGTCTGACCACCGGCTGTTCCGTTATCGTCACCGGTAAAGTGGTGGCATCGCCGGGTCAGGGCCAGGCGTTTGAGATTCAGGCAACCAGCCTGGAAGTGGTTGGCTGGGTGGAAGATCCGGACAGCTATCCGATGGCGGCGAAACGTCACAGCATTGAGTATCTGCGTGAAGTGGCGCACCTGCGTCCACGCACCAACCTGATTGGCGCAGTGGCCCGCGTTCGCCATACCCTGGCGCAGGCGCTGCATCGCTTCTTCCATGAAAATGGCTATTTCTGGGTCTCCACCCCGCTGATTACCGCCTCCGACACCGAAGGTGCAGGTGAAATGTTCCGTGTCTCTACGCTGGATATGGAAAACCTGCCGCGCAACGATCAGGGCAAAGTCGATTTCAGCGAAGATTTCTTTGGCAAAGAAGCTTTCCTGACCGTTTCCGGTCAGCTGAACGGTGAAACCTATGCCAGCGCCCTGTCGAAGATCTACACCTTTGGCCCGACGTTTCGCGCAGAGAACTCCAACACCAGCCGTCATCTGGCAGAATTCTGGATGCTGGAGCCGGAAATTGCGTTTGCGACACTGGATGATGCCGCCGCACTGGCCGAGTCAATGCTGAAGTATGTGTTCAATGCGGTGCTGGAAGAGCGCGCCGATGACATGGCCTTCTTCGCTGAGCGCGTCGATAAAGAAGCTGTAGAACGCCTCCAGCGTTTCATTACCACTGATTTTGCCCAGGTCGACTACACCGACGCGGTTGAAATCCTGATGAATTGCGGTCAGACCTTCGAAAACCCTGTTTCCTGGGGAATCGACCTCTCTTCTGAGCATGAGCGTTACCTGGCAGAGAAACATTTTAAAGCGCCAGTGGTGGTGAAAAACTATCCGAAAGACATTAAAGCGTTCTATATGCGTTTGAACGACGATGGCAAAACCGTGGCGGCAATGGATGTCCTGGCACCTGGCATTGGTGAGATCATCGGTGGTTCACAGCGTGAAGAGCGTCTGGATGTGCTGGATGCACGACTCGAAGAGATGGGTCTGAATAAAGAAGATTACTGGTGGTATCGTGATCTGCGTCGCTACGGTACCGTGCCACATTCTGGATTTGGTTTGGGCTTTGAACGTTTAATCGCCTATGTCACTGGCGTACAAAATGTAAGGGATGTTATCCCCTTCCCGCGCACGCCACGCAACGCGAGTTTCTGA
- the ompF gene encoding porin OmpF, which produces MMKRNILAVVIPALLAAGAANAAEIYNKDGNKLDLYGKAVGLHYFSDNDGSDGDGNNGDKSYVRFGFKGETQINDQLTGYGQWEYNIQANNSEGSDAQNGNKTRLGFAGLKFGDAGSIDYGRNYGVVYDAIGWTDMLPEFGGDSGYSDNFMNGRSTGLLTYRNTNFFGLVDGWDFALQYQGKNERTDTRRANGDGWGASTSYTSPIGVGVVGAYSSSDRTNSQADGTTDINGNVVGQGKRAENWATALKYDANNVYLAAMYGETRNSTPISVVTGLNNTTSAASANKAQNIELVAQYQFDFGLRPSIAYVQSKGKDIEGVGDADLIKYIDVGATYYFNKNMSTYVDYQINQLDDNNALGLNTDDTVAVGLVYQF; this is translated from the coding sequence ATGATGAAGCGCAATATTCTTGCAGTGGTTATCCCTGCTCTGTTAGCCGCCGGCGCAGCAAATGCTGCAGAAATCTATAACAAAGACGGCAACAAACTGGACCTGTACGGTAAAGCTGTTGGCCTGCATTATTTTTCTGATAACGATGGCTCAGATGGCGACGGCAACAACGGCGACAAATCTTACGTTCGTTTCGGCTTTAAAGGCGAAACCCAGATTAATGACCAGCTGACCGGTTACGGCCAGTGGGAATACAACATTCAGGCGAATAACTCTGAAGGTTCTGACGCACAAAACGGCAACAAAACCCGTCTGGGCTTTGCCGGTCTGAAATTCGGCGACGCTGGCTCAATCGACTACGGCCGTAACTACGGTGTGGTTTATGATGCAATCGGCTGGACCGATATGCTGCCAGAGTTCGGTGGCGACTCAGGATACTCAGATAACTTCATGAACGGTCGTAGCACCGGCCTGCTGACCTACCGCAACACCAACTTCTTTGGTCTGGTAGATGGCTGGGACTTCGCACTTCAGTATCAGGGTAAAAACGAGCGTACCGACACGCGTCGTGCTAACGGCGACGGCTGGGGCGCATCAACCAGCTATACCTCACCAATCGGTGTTGGTGTTGTTGGCGCATACAGCAGCAGCGATCGCACAAACTCTCAGGCAGACGGCACTACCGATATCAATGGTAACGTTGTTGGCCAGGGCAAACGTGCTGAAAACTGGGCAACTGCTCTGAAATATGATGCAAACAATGTTTACCTGGCAGCGATGTACGGTGAAACCCGTAACTCTACACCAATCTCTGTTGTGACTGGTCTGAACAACACCACCAGCGCTGCTTCTGCTAACAAAGCACAGAACATTGAACTGGTTGCACAGTATCAGTTCGACTTCGGTCTGCGCCCATCCATTGCTTATGTTCAGTCTAAAGGCAAGGATATCGAAGGCGTTGGCGATGCTGACCTGATTAAATACATCGACGTTGGCGCGACTTACTACTTCAACAAAAACATGTCTACCTACGTGGATTATCAGATCAACCAGCTGGATGACAATAACGCGCTGGGTCTGAACACCGATGACACTGTAGCAGTAGGCCTGGTTTACCAGTTCTAA